The genome window CGAACCCTGATTTTGTGTTCTCATTAAGCAGTGCATTTAAATACAAAAACTGGGATGTGAGTTTCTTAATCACAGGCCAAAAAGGTGGAGATATTCTTTGGGTAGAGTCTTGGCCATTGGTAAATATGAGTAAGACTACAAATGTTTCTGAAGAGGCTTACAACAATTCATGGAAAGCACCAATCGATTACAATTACGAAACTGGCGAGGTGGTTTATAATCCATCTACAGGTAATATAGACAACCCTGAACATCCTGCACCAATGACAGTTACAGGGCAGAGAGCTATCAGTTCGGACCGTCAGATTTATGATGCTTCTTATTTAAGATTGAAAAATGTAAACTTAGGGTATACGTTCCGTTTCAGAAGTAAACGATCAATGAGACTGTATGCATCAGGTCATAATTTATTTACACTTACGAACTATCCTGGATACGATCCTGAGGTAACCACATACAGTCAGAATCCTCAAAGAAGAGGTATCGACTTTGGTTCTTACCCTGGTGTGAAAACGTATATCATGGGCATTAAATTCAATTACTAACACATAGATGAAATTTAAAATGAAAAAATCAGTAATCATATTGCTTGTTTTAGTAGGTCTTATTTCATCATGTAGCCTACTTAAAGAAGAACCAAAAGTTCAAATCACGACAGATGACTTTTATAAAACGGAAGCAGATGCTATAGCCGCAATCAACGGAGCCTATGCTTCAATGAAACAGACGAACGCTTATTATAGACAGCTGTATATCTCTAATATGTATGCTTCTTCTGATCAAGGAACAAGTAGTTTCAAACATACAGACTATTACAACGGTATATTATCGTCTACTCACTCTACCTTAACGGATGCTTGGAATGCCATTTATACTTCCATTAAAGATGCGAATAATGTAATTGCTAGAGTTCCGGCTATAGAAATGAATGATGCACTTAAGAATAGAATTATTGGTGAGGCCAGATTCTTAAGAGGATTACATTATTTCAACTTGGTAAGAAGCTTTGGAGAGGTGCCATTGAGAACAACTCCGGCAGAACAAGGGGAGGATGAGATAGGCTTACCTACTTCTACAGTGGACGTGGTGTACCGACAAATCATCAGTGATCTAAAGTTTGCTTCAGAAAACTGTTGGGGCTTAGAAGAGACTGTTGAAGGGAAAGTCAATGAAATAGGAAGAGTAACCAATGCGGCAGCTGAAGGCTTATTGGCTAAAGTGTATCTTCATATGGCGTCATCTACAAGAAATGCATTAATCGGAAATGAAGGTTTAAAAATATACGAATCAATAGGAAGCAACTATGGTCAATATTATGACTCTGCTTATGTATATGCTGATAAAGCATTAAATCGACCTAAATATGCGTTGGTAACTAACGCTAATGATTATCAATTTATTTTCCATTCTACGAATGGTAACAACAGGGAGATGCTTTTTGAGATTCAGAATGCACCGGTCTCTGGGCAAGGATCAGCGATAACTAACTTATTTACTCCTCAAGGTTCTGGCTTAAGTGCTGGAACTTGGGGGGGAACTAACAGTATCAAATCCGGATTTATCAACAAAAATATTGACAAGACAGATCAAAGATACTTGTTATCTATTATCCAAGAATATACAGCGAATGGCAGAACCTATGTGATCAATGCAGGTAAGGCAGGTTACGATATCTATGAAGGAGAAGAAAGAGTAGGTGTACTTTATCAGGTTTATACTTCTAAATATGTAGATAGAGAAGCGACTTCGGATGCAACGGCTCAACAGAATTGGCATGTATTGCGTTTGGCAGATGTGCATCTGATCAGAGCAGAGGCGGCTGCCGAAAAATTGAAAGATCCATCAATGGCAGAGTATGATATCAATATCTTAAGAGAGCGAGTAGAGATGGATGAATTCTTCCAAGGAAGTGGTATGTCAATGAATGACTTCAGAACTTTTATCATGAGAGAAAGGGGAGTTGAATTAATGGCAGAAGGTAACCGTTGGTTCGATTTAACTAGAATGGGCATGTTAGAGGAACTAGTGAAATCGGCCTTCGATCCTAATAACCAAGGTTTAATTCAAGGTGTCCGAGGACCAGAAGACTATCAATGGCCTATTCCTGAAACAGAAAAAGCAGCCAACGAAAATATTAATTAAAGTAACAAATAAAGAGTAAGTAGATAGAGTGGTTAACATTTTACTACTTACTCTTCTTGATCAAAAAGATATTACTAGCAACATCATGAGAAGACTACATATTTTATTTTTAGCCTGTTTATTAGTCCCTATCATGGGAGCACAGGCACAAAAAAAGAAGAAAAATAAAAAGCCGAATGTATTGTTTATCATTTCAGATCAACATAAACAGACATTTTCAGGTGCTTACGGTCACGACATTATCAAAACTCCCAACATTGATGCATTAGCAAAAAACGGGGTAACTTTCGAAAATGCCTATGCTCCGGCTC of Flammeovirga agarivorans contains these proteins:
- a CDS encoding RagB/SusD family nutrient uptake outer membrane protein — translated: MKKSVIILLVLVGLISSCSLLKEEPKVQITTDDFYKTEADAIAAINGAYASMKQTNAYYRQLYISNMYASSDQGTSSFKHTDYYNGILSSTHSTLTDAWNAIYTSIKDANNVIARVPAIEMNDALKNRIIGEARFLRGLHYFNLVRSFGEVPLRTTPAEQGEDEIGLPTSTVDVVYRQIISDLKFASENCWGLEETVEGKVNEIGRVTNAAAEGLLAKVYLHMASSTRNALIGNEGLKIYESIGSNYGQYYDSAYVYADKALNRPKYALVTNANDYQFIFHSTNGNNREMLFEIQNAPVSGQGSAITNLFTPQGSGLSAGTWGGTNSIKSGFINKNIDKTDQRYLLSIIQEYTANGRTYVINAGKAGYDIYEGEERVGVLYQVYTSKYVDREATSDATAQQNWHVLRLADVHLIRAEAAAEKLKDPSMAEYDINILRERVEMDEFFQGSGMSMNDFRTFIMRERGVELMAEGNRWFDLTRMGMLEELVKSAFDPNNQGLIQGVRGPEDYQWPIPETEKAANENIN